The Daucus carota subsp. sativus chromosome 2, DH1 v3.0, whole genome shotgun sequence genome includes a window with the following:
- the LOC108206326 gene encoding vesicle-associated protein 2-1, with translation MTVATNNKLISVHPQDIKFQFELEKQCHCDLKLGNSTDQHVAFKVKTTSPKKYFVRPNTGIIQPWDSCVITVTLQPQRESPPDMQCKDKFLLQSTEVASHTDIDELPQDTFNKESGRTIEELKLRVVYVLPQSDSANTDVGSRQITDTSAVLQHVRSERDAAVQQTQQLQRELELLRQRRNRKTESGFSLRFALLVVLIGIMVGFFLNLSLSSPSTPSTPTN, from the exons TTGAGTTGGAGAAGCAATGCCACTGTGATCTTAAACTTGGCAACTCTACAGACCAGCATGTTGCCTTTAAG GTGAAAACCACTTCTCCAAAGAAGTATTTTGTGCGACCAAATACTGGCATCATACAGCCTTGGGACTCATGTGTCATAACAG TTACTCTTCAACCGCAGCGAGAGAGCCCTCCAGATATGCAGTGCAAAGATAAGTTTCTCCTGCAAAGTACTGAAGTGGCTTCACATACTGATATTGATGAGCTTCCTCAAGATACT TTTAATAAAGAGAGTGGAAGAACAATAGAAGAACTGAAGCTTAGGGTTGTGTACGTGCTACCCCAATCAGACTCCGCGAACACAGATGTTGGCTCCAGACAAATTACTGATACTAGCGCA GTTCTGCAGCATGTAAGAAGTGAAAGAGATGCAGCTGTCCAGCAAACACAGCAACTGCAACGAGAATTG GAATTGTTGAGACAGCGAAGAAATCGAAAAACTGAATCAGGTTTTTCTTTGAGATTTGCACTTCTGGTTGTACTCATAGGGATTATGGTTGGCTTTTTCTTAAACCTGTCACTGTCTTCGCCTTCCACACCTTCCACACCTACAAACTAG
- the LOC108207340 gene encoding uncharacterized protein LOC108207340 translates to MEANTTHSQLAFHSQLTTLVSDNSAADLQKAWHLTSLVHANGSPIRSQQLASQCNKLTLCLIEFLCSMPGSPLCFTPNRLVSITREAVVGFTRFLWFLRSGLAVVPRSLRYVGPKISLLQNVTKVYFRKRKRNVAGIQILPAADIRAFGEKYPPIVLNISTETQTVCAKKLKQNYIENGHPESSSTFPKNQVQLKSLPAFEGFTVEEEEGLGNKAWHLLSLVHANGSPILLKELASQCKFTLCLIELLCSMPASPLFFTPNRLVSITCSAFVAFTQFLWFLRSGLAVVPRSLRYNGPKTSLQNVTKVYFRKRKRNDAGSQILLGADICAYGGKYPSLVLNISTETQTACAKKLKQNYVENGDHESNSTFLKNQLQLKSLPAFEGFTVEEEEGSGGSGTVYRAKRKCDGVIVALKCPHANASRHHIRKERKMLKKFRGKNFIIEYEGSFKHGSADCLVLRHVEHERPEVLMKEIDLFNLQWYGYCLFRSLASLHKQGVIHRDVKPGNFLFSRRVTKGYLIDFNLAMDMHKKYGTIGERPREPIPSKGRKELISLAQKTMYGPNDEVASSASIKRKRTAAPAEKVDNNIIYVTPMPLHSSGVAIPGAGFIQSRGQMMNKKEGPCVGTKGFRAPEVLLKSPFQSPKIDVWSAGVTLLCLSTGTSPFDGDPDQNLIDIAKLRGSEDLWEVAKLHDRESSFPVQLLDAKYLLSKKLRDWFKLNTNRPELLEDLPRSFFDLVDKCLTVNPTWRISAEDALKHQFFATCHEELQLQRWLRRQRLG, encoded by the exons ATGGAAGCTAATACGACTCACTCCCAACTCGCTTTTCATTCCCAACTCACCACACTCGTCTCAGACAACAGCGCCGCCGATTTGCAGAAAGCCTGGCATCTAACGAGCCTTGTGCACGCCAATGGCAGCCCGATTCGCTCACAGCAGCTCGCATCACAATGCAATAAATTGACTCTCTGTTTGATCGAATTTCTGTGCTCAATGCCTGGATCACCTCTATGCTTCACTCCGAATCGACTTGTGTCCATCACTCGAGAAGCTGTGGTGGGTTTTACTCGGTTCTTATGGTTTTTGAGGAGTGGCTTGGCGGTTGTGCCGAGGAGTCTTCGATACGTGGGGCCCAAGATTTCTCTGCTGCAGAATGTGACCAAGGTTTATTTCAGGAAGCGGAAGAGGAATGTTGCAGGAATTCAGATTTTGCCGGCAGCAGATATACGTGCATTTG GTGAAAAGTATCCACCCATTGTCTTGAATATATCTACTGAAACTCAAACAGTGTGTGCAAAG AAACTAAAGCAGAATTACATAGAGAATGGACACCCTGAATCCAGCTCCACTTTTCCTAAG AATCAAGTACAGCTGAAGTCCCTCCCAGCTTTTGAAGGCTTCACTGTGGAGGAGGAAGAAGGTTTAGGTAACAAAGCTTGGCATCTACTGAGTCTTGTACATGCCAATGGCAGCCCGATTCTTTTAAAGGAGCTCGCGTCACAATGCAAGTTCACTCTTTGTTTGATAGAATTGCTGTGCTCGATGCCTGCCTCACCTCTTTTCTTCACTCCGAATCGACTTGTATCCATCACTTGCTCAGCCTTTGTGGCTTTTACTCAGTTTTTATGGTTTCTGAGGAGTGGTTTGGCGGTTGTGCCAAGGAGTCTTCGATATAATGGGCCCAAGACTTCTCTGCAAAATGTAACCAAAGTTTATTtcaggaagaggaagaggaatgATGCAGGAAGTCAAATTTTGTTGGGAGCAGATATATGTGCATATG GTGGAAAGTATCCATCCCTTGTCTTGAATATATCTACCGAAACTCAAACAGCGTGTGCAAAG AAACTAAAGCAGAATTACGTAGAGAATGGGGACCATGAATCTAACTCCACTTTTTTAAAG AATCAATTGCAGCTGAAGTCGCTCCCAGCTTTTGAAGGCTTCACTGTGGAGGAGGAAGAAGGTTCAG GTGGCTCTGGTACAGTCTACAGGGCAAAGAGAAAGTGTGATGGAGTGATAGTTGCTCTTAAAT GTCCTCATGCCAACGCTAGCAGACACCACATCCGAAAGGAAAGGAAAATGTTAAAGAAATTCAG GGGTAAAAACTTTATCATAGAATATGAAGGCTCTTTCAAGCATGGGAGTGCTGATTGTCTTGTTCTTCGGCATGTTGAGCATGAAAGGCCTGAG GTCTTGATGAAAGAAATAGACCTGTTTAACCTACAGTGGTATGGATATTGTTTGTTCAGATCTCTTGCTAGTTTACATAAGCAG GGAGTAATTCATAGGGATGTTAAGCCCGGGAATTTCCTTTTCTCACGAAGGGTAACTAAGGGTTATCTAATAGACTTTAACCTAGCTATG GATATGCACAAGAAATACGGAACAATTG GCGAAAGGCCGAGAGAACCTATTCCTAGCAAAGGCAGAAAAGAGCTGATCAGCCTGGCACAGAAGACAATGTACGGTCCGAATGATGAAGTAGCAAGTTCTGCTTCTATCAAGAGAAAGAGGACTGCTGCCCCTGCAGAAAAAGTGGATAATAACATCATTTACGTAACTCCAATGCCTCTGCATTCTTCAGGAGTTGCTATTCCGGGTGCAGGCTTTATACAGAGCAGAG GACAAATGATGAACAAGAAAGAAGGTCCCTGTGTTGGAACTAAAGGTTTCAGGGCTCCAGAG GTGTTGCTCaaatctccttttcaaagtccAAAGATAGATGTATGGTCTGCCGGGGTGACACTGCTCTGCCTGAGCACCGGAACATCGCCATTTGATGGTGACCCTGACCA GAACTTGATAGATATCGCAAAGTTGAGGGGTAGTGAAGATCTGTGGGAAGTTGCAAAGCTACACGATCGTGAATCTTCATTTCCTGTG CAACTTCTTGATGCAAAATATTTGCTGTCTAAGAAACTGCGTGACTGGTTTAAGTTAAACACGAATAGGCCAGAACTGCTCGAGGATCTTCCCAGGTCTTTCTTTGACCTTGTGGACAAATGCCTGACCGTGAACCCAACATGGAGAATAAGTGCAGAAGATGCACTTAAGCACCAGTTTTTTGCAACATGCCATGAGGAACTACAGCTACAGAGGTGGCTGCGGCGACAAAGACTCGGCTGA
- the LOC108206520 gene encoding uncharacterized protein LOC108206520, translating into MERLVEFGRRAMFYVRVLSGYEERRIRSYRLQIQERLAKAEERKAALRKIPEQVILSEVRRMVEEMQNLNKKLEETESAIDQYFSPLDKEAEMIMKVQLEGEERSMKEMVKTMQRQAILEKEEAERLSSVQDAEAKKNIEEKSSPKPPSVAE; encoded by the exons ATGGAGAGGCTTGTAGAATTTGGAAGAAGAGCAATGTTTTATGTCAGGGTTCTGTCCGGATATGAAGAACGCCGGATTAGATCTTACAGACTCCAGATACAAGAACGTCTTGCTAAG GCAGAAGAAAGGAAGGCAGCCTTAAGAAAGATCCCTGAGCAGGTTATATTATCAGAGGTGCGGCGTATGGTAGAGGAGAtgcaaaatttgaataaaaagcTGGAAGAAACT GAATCTGCCATTGATCAATATTTCAGCCCACTCGATAAGGAAGCTGAGATGATAATGAAAGTTCAACTTGAGGGAGAGGAGAGGTCAATGAAGGAGATGGTGAAGACAATGCAAAGACAGGCTATCCTTGAGAAAGAAGAAgcggagagattgtctagtgttCAAGATGCagaagcaaaaaaaaatattgaggaAAAATCATCCCCTAAACCCCCCAGTGTAGCAGAGTAA
- the LOC108208174 gene encoding uncharacterized protein LOC108208174 isoform X2 — translation MDEQGLKSTSEMTRSLKQKLKKYGLALKKRAIGVGPDPDPSQSNREGTVDLEEKIEFTEPIDVNVEEKLESTEPIDVDVEETEVVDKMMVEENCKWVRLSGNSEKVDQGANSATIFKEPVANPAPASSTNTNFIEIAKKRGLTFDRPRWWPSDEVIARDWKRRLAGNSD, via the exons ATGGATGAACAAGGTTTGAAATCGACGAGCGAAATGACCAGATCCCTGAAGCAGAAGCTCAAGAAATATGGTTTGGCGTTGAAAAAAAGAGCTATTGGTGTTGGTCCTGATCCAGATCCAAGTCAAAGTAATAGAGAGGGGACTGTTGATTTGG AGGAGAAAATAGAATTTACTGAGCCGATTGATGTTAATGTAGAGGAGAAACTGGAATCTACTGAGCCGATTGACGTTGATGTAGAGGAAACAGAGGTAGTTGATAAGATGATGGTGGAGGAGAATTGTAAGTGGGTAAGGCTGAGTGGAAACTCCGAAAAGGTGGATCAAGGTGCCAATTCAGCTACTATATTTAAGGAGCCAGTGGCGAATCCAGCTCCTGCTAGTAGCACTAACACCAATTTCATTGAGATTGCTAAGAAGCGTGGTTTGACGTTTGATCGTCCTAGGTGGTGGCCATCGGATGAGGTTATTGCTAGAGACTGGAAGAGGAGGCTCGCAG GAAACAGCGACTAA
- the LOC108208174 gene encoding uncharacterized protein LOC108208174 isoform X3: protein MDEQGLKSTSEMTRSLKQKLKKYGLALKKRAIGVGPDPDPSQSNREGTVDLEEKLESTEPIDVDVEETEVVDKMMVEENCKWVRLSGNSEKVDQGANSATIFKEPVANPAPASSTNTNFIEIAKKRGLTFDRPRWWPSDEVIARDWKRRLAGNSD from the exons ATGGATGAACAAGGTTTGAAATCGACGAGCGAAATGACCAGATCCCTGAAGCAGAAGCTCAAGAAATATGGTTTGGCGTTGAAAAAAAGAGCTATTGGTGTTGGTCCTGATCCAGATCCAAGTCAAAGTAATAGAGAGGGGACTGTTGATTTGG AGGAGAAACTGGAATCTACTGAGCCGATTGACGTTGATGTAGAGGAAACAGAGGTAGTTGATAAGATGATGGTGGAGGAGAATTGTAAGTGGGTAAGGCTGAGTGGAAACTCCGAAAAGGTGGATCAAGGTGCCAATTCAGCTACTATATTTAAGGAGCCAGTGGCGAATCCAGCTCCTGCTAGTAGCACTAACACCAATTTCATTGAGATTGCTAAGAAGCGTGGTTTGACGTTTGATCGTCCTAGGTGGTGGCCATCGGATGAGGTTATTGCTAGAGACTGGAAGAGGAGGCTCGCAG GAAACAGCGACTAA
- the LOC108208174 gene encoding uncharacterized protein LOC108208174 isoform X1, which yields MDEQGLKSTSEMTRSLKQKLKKYGLALKKRAIGVGPDPDPSQSNREGTVDLGKDSDTLVFSELSVNVVCDSESEFGESVLNDFDLSAEKIELTEPIDVYVEEKIEFTEPIDVNVEEKLESTEPIDVDVEETEVVDKMMVEENCKWVRLSGNSEKVDQGANSATIFKEPVANPAPASSTNTNFIEIAKKRGLTFDRPRWWPSDEVIARDWKRRLAGNSD from the exons ATGGATGAACAAGGTTTGAAATCGACGAGCGAAATGACCAGATCCCTGAAGCAGAAGCTCAAGAAATATGGTTTGGCGTTGAAAAAAAGAGCTATTGGTGTTGGTCCTGATCCAGATCCAAGTCAAAGTAATAGAGAGGGGACTGTTGATTTGGGTAAGGATTCTGATACTTTAGTGTTTTCAGAATTAAGTGTTAATGTCGTATGTGATTCTGAGAGTGAATTTGGAGAATCTGTTTTAAATGATTTCGATCTTTCTGCTGAGAAAATTGAATTAACTGAGCCGATTGATGTTTATGTAGAGGAGAAAATAGAATTTACTGAGCCGATTGATGTTAATGTAGAGGAGAAACTGGAATCTACTGAGCCGATTGACGTTGATGTAGAGGAAACAGAGGTAGTTGATAAGATGATGGTGGAGGAGAATTGTAAGTGGGTAAGGCTGAGTGGAAACTCCGAAAAGGTGGATCAAGGTGCCAATTCAGCTACTATATTTAAGGAGCCAGTGGCGAATCCAGCTCCTGCTAGTAGCACTAACACCAATTTCATTGAGATTGCTAAGAAGCGTGGTTTGACGTTTGATCGTCCTAGGTGGTGGCCATCGGATGAGGTTATTGCTAGAGACTGGAAGAGGAGGCTCGCAG GAAACAGCGACTAA
- the LOC108207341 gene encoding ATP-dependent Clp protease proteolytic subunit-related protein 4, chloroplastic, producing the protein MEVGATIASSRFSPIIYPPSLSSSSCSSSPTRCSSLKKTTPRAAAISLSTNFLSPYTSGSVSGDFSGQKIRPLSLNPHAPCSSSPKRGVVTMVIPFSRGSAWEQPPPDLASYLYKNRIVYLGMSLVPSVTELILAEFLYLQYEDEGKPIYLYINSTGTTKGGEKLGYETEAFAIYDVMSYVKPPIFTLCVGNAWGEAALLLASGAKGNRSALPSSTIMIKQPIGRFQGQATDVNLMRKEVKNVKTELVNLYTKHIGKSPEQIEEDIRRPKYFSPSEALEYGIIDKVLYNERGSEDRGVLSDLKKAQLI; encoded by the exons ATGGAAGTTGGTGCTACCATAGCTTCTTCACGCTTCTCACCCATTATATACCCACCCAgcttatcttcttcttcttgttcttcatCACCCACCAGATGTTCTTCCTTGAAAAAGACCACTCCTAGAGCTGCTGCCATTTCCTTATCCACCAATTTTTTATCTCCCTACACGTCCGGCAGTGTTTCCGGCGACTTTTCCGGTCAAAAGATTCGACCCCTTTCTCTCAACCCACATGCCCCTTGTTCCTCCTCTCCCAAACGAGGTGTTGTTACTATG GTAATTCCTTTTTCACGAGGAAGTGCGTGGGAGCAACCTCCTCCGGATCTAGCATCCTATTTGTACAAAAATCGGATTGTTTATTTGGGCATGTCTCTTGTTCCATCTGTCACTGAGTTGATACTTGCTGAATTTCTTTACCTTCAGTATGAAGATGAGGGAAAGCCAATTTACCTTTACATAAATTCCACAGGAACAACTAAG gGTGGAGAGAAGCTGGGTTATGAAACAGAAGCTTTTGCAATTTATGATGTTATGAG TTATGTCAAGCCACCTATCTTTACTCTGTGCGTGGGCAATGCTTGGGGAGAAGCTGCCTTGCTATTAGCTTCTGGTGCTAAAGGTAATCGTTCGGCCCTGCCTTCATCAACAATAATGATCAAGCAG CCAATTGGAAGGTTTCAAGGTCAAGCTACGGATGTCAACCTTATGAGAAAAGAAGTTAAGAATGTGAAGACGGAATTG gtaAATCTCTACACAAAGCATATAGGAAAATCACCAGAGCAGATTGAAGAGGACATTAGGCGTCCAAAGTATTTTAGTCCTAGTGAAGCACTTGAATATGGGATCATTGACAAG GTTCTGTACAATGAGAGAGGAAGTGAGGACAGGGGGGTTCTGTCGGATCTAAAAAAGGCACAACTTATCTGA